The DNA region TATGCAAACCTGTGTTTTCTCCGTCTGTCGGCTTCTGATAACCGTGTATGTAATTACTGTCCACATGTAGCTGAGAGGATTTTAAGTTGGATTTAAATGCCGAATTACACCGACTGCCAATTCTTTGCACTAAGCATTTCTAaatcacacactctctctctctctccctttttctctctcaggcCAGCTGTAGCACCAGTGGAAATGAATGAAAGCTTTGTAAATGGCTTTACCCATAAAGCTGTGTCACTGTTATTAATCTGGCTGTTTCAGATCCATTCAGTCCTCAAGCATCcattcctcctgctgctcctgcttTATGACCTGTTATTCATATAAGGTTTTCAGTTTTCCAATTTTCCAAAAGACACCATCGAGGGTTTAAAAGCCTTCAGATCCTCTTTTACAATAAAGTTTAGCATCCAGgaattgatttaaaaacaaacaaaaaaaaaaaaacaggagcgGGAGGTTATTTTCCATCTAAAGATAATAAAcctgagtctttttttttttttttttttaacctggttaaaaaaaaaataaataaataaacctgagTCTAACAGAAAACTAACTAGTAGTGACGTTTGGTAGGTTGAACGATGATCAGGTAGAATCTGATCCGTCCACAGCACGAGGCAGCATTAGCAACCAGGGAACAATGGCAAAAAGAACCCTAGTGCTTAATTAGTTTGGAGTAAATCTTCCAACCGGCCTGTTTAAAGGGCCAGTTCGCCCAGAATTACCAAACCAGACTATAAACTGGATTCCTCATTAATCATGCAAGGCTGCTTTTGTTTACACCGACCGTAAGAAATCACTGCCTCTGTGGGCAGCTCTGACTTCTGACCAGTTCAAgcaaaactcacaaaaaacaccaaaaccagCAGCACTCCCATCTCTGCGCCATCTGTTGGAATGAATGCTCTCTGAGGGACTATTTTCAGCTGCGGATAAATCCAGCGGGTGTTACAGGCGTTAACAGCTGTGAAACAATAGAAACAGAGCTGTGTGTTACAGAGGAACAGGATAAACATCTTTAGGGCAAATAAGCCCagcctttcacaataaaagccaacCTGACCACAGCTTCaggattatttgtttttttactttaaaatttcACAGAAGTTCCTGCTGAAAACAGCAGGTTTACGATTTAAAGTCTTCAAAAAtgagcataaataaataaaggtgtaCTTAAGTCATGAAAAAACAGGTGGAAAATGTGTAACATTGAACTATTGCTTTGAGTATTGCTTTGTCACCAGCCCGACAAAACAGCTTCatgtaaaatgaaaaaggaTGATTTTTCAGATCCAAGGGTCCATTCACATTAAAGTGTCCAGGCTTTAGAGTCTCTTTGGCACTGCGGTCATTTCATTCAGGGACTCCAAAaatgttcagtttagttttaaagtgcTTGCATCCGTTAAAGAGGAAACGGgaagcaggagaggagggagtaTCACAGTCTGACATGCCGGGCCAAGCCCAAGGGTGGAGGTGTCCCCCTGAGCGACAGCTGCAGCGGGAAGTCCGACTCAGTCAGAGACTTCCTGGTTTTCCAAGATGGGATCtgatgaaaaacagaaaggaagTGATGCTCAGGTGTGTGCTCTGAGAAATTCGTGCAGCAGTATGAATACTCTGATTACACACTCAGAGAGAAACTTCAGGCTACATTTTTCATGTTAAAGAATTCAtgtttctttaatttatttttctatttttaatcaTCAGAATTTCCAAGTGCACCACAGGGGTAGAGGGCGTCAGATTTGGAAGCCTGGGTATTTTCACCACCCTGCCATACAGATGGGCGGCGTGGACACTAAAGCACAACCTCATCATTTAAAAGACACGAAGGCTTAAAAACCCAATCAAACAGTTTGAATTTAAAGCAGCGCTCGTGTCCCAGCACACAGGGACCCGTCTCTGAGCAGTAAAGGAGATGCTGAGCCTCATGGGTCACGGTTGCCATAGTTTCACTGACAAGAGACAGAGCATAGATTCGCAGTTACGTTCTACTTTAACTATGTGTGCGTGTTACCCGTTAGTGTGCTGCTGATGTTGGGAGGAGACACGATCAGCACGGCGCTCCCAGACGTTATCCCAGAATGCACCATTGGAGCCTCCACCGGGGGGGAACGCAggccctgacacacacacaaacacacacactgttgtaCTGTTCAGTCATCATTGTGTGCTCCCTCTGGGTATGAGGACAACACAGCTGACTTGGTTGTGTTGTGACCCCACCCTCCCCCCTTGTTTTTTCTCACTGtacaaatatatttatttgttttgtttaagttAAAATTCTTACATATTCTGGTCATAAAAAAGTTTTAATCCACAAAACTGGCTTCTATTATTTTGTCCACCCCTTTATTTCTCAACAAAAACAGAACGATACTAACGGAAGCTTTTCGAATTAAAAGCATGCAAACAACGTGTGAGGAAAAACAGAAGCTTCTACTTTGTCTGTGTCACTGAAGCCATTCGTCATTGGCTCCTGAGATTCCGTGACGATACTCTCCGACCCCTCCAACAGACTTGCGGCGTCGAGACGATCGTCCTGGCCCCGGGTCTCCGTCTCCACcaccagctgctgctggctgagggcttcagaggaggaggaggcggggtcAGAGGTGACAGTCTGGATGATGACGCCATCGCTGGAGCAGAGACTGTCGGCCTGGAGATGGAAAGCATTTGAAaagacgcgcacacacacacacacacacgtttaccCTCAGCAGGGCAATAAACTGACCGACAGACTGTGGAGGATAATGTGTTCATGAGACGAGGGCGAGGAGCTCGTCGTCAGGGTAACAGTGCTGTTATTGGCTAAGCTCAACGGAAGGCCCTGATTGGGTGTCGTCTGGAGGTAGTAGGTTCCCGGGGTGCCGGTGGGTTGCAGGTGGAACGACTGCACAAAGAAAAGGTTTTAAATTCATTCATATTcatgtgttttattgtgaaaggagCTCGTGGTGCTTACCGGCAGGATCTCAAAGGTCTGCAGCGCTCCAGCATTCAGTGTGATGGTCTCACTGTCGCTGGCTGCTGCCGCTGAATCTGACgctaacacagaaacacaaacagcaccAGTCAGAGGTCTCGCTGTCAGGACAAGAACATCTGCAGCTGCAGGCAGCACACCTGTTACACGCTGTCCAACAGGTAAACCTCAGTCACCACCTTCTCTGATTCATCAGCACAGTCTGGTtctaattcttcttcttctatggtGGTTTAGTAtctccataaaaaaaaaaaatagtgtggCCACAGCAGCAGAACACGCAGAAGAAGCGAACATGTGGGTGGTGTAGTGCAGGCGTGCGAGGCTCACCCAGGTGTGTGATCTGCAGCGGGATCTGTAAGGGAATCTGCAGTGCGGCCACAGAGCTAGGGGCGGGGCTGGCTCCCCCGCTGTTCTCGTCTAATCGGGTGAGTCGGATCtgaagggaggaggaggaggaggggctgCCCGGAACAGATGCCGACTGCGAGGAGGCCATGAGCTCCTGGAGGCCCTTCAGGAGGACTAGAGACGGAAACCACATCACCAGATTTTATTAATAGAAGAAGAGAATCAGAAACATGAGGAAATAAATGACGGtattaatttgtgtgtgtgtgtatgtgtgtatccaTACCACTGAAGGGGATGTCCTTGTGATTGGCCACTTGTCTCTTGATGCTCCACCACTTGGATCGGAGCCACTGGGGCGATCGGACGCTGCTCCATCCGCCGGCGAGATCCTCCCACTTAATTTCATTCTCATCATCCACGTCAAGCTCTGATATCCTGAAACACGGCATCAAGCTTACACATGGTTTACTATGCTCGCTCACACACATGTGTGCACGCCCACACCGCCGTACCTGCGTACAAGATTCAAGTCATCTTCCTTCGTCCACTCAGTTCCTCCACTGTGCTTCCAGTTCAGGTAGTTCAGCCATTTAGACCGACACTGCTTTTCTGAGCGTGTGCGGACTCGATCAGCCACCGTCGCCCATGACACGCCTCCTGTGACCGCCGACCCCGGCGACACCCCTGCCATCTCGTATACGACCTCGGCAAGCCGTCGCTCCTCGTCCTCGCTCCATTTACctggtttttaaaaacagagcgaatttcaaaataaaagcaagcaTTTAAATATCTCTACAAGTACAAACGGTTGCTGTGCAGTACCTGTGTTGCACGTGTCCTTCATTAGCCGGCAGCGATCTTTCACAGAGGATGCGCTGCGACCTAGTGCAGCACCGATAGTCGCCCAGTCGTTCCCGTGTTTCTCCCTCAACCTAAACGCATCACATATAAACACGGGTTAGTGTGAAATCCATTTTACACCGTCGTCAAGCgctcattaaaaacaaagttaTACTTACGCCTTCAGCTTCTCGATCTCATCAGGAGTGTACCTAAGACACAAACCACTCCTTAAACACAGAAACCAACAAACCTGCACTGCCTTTCTTACACCAGCTTTTCTCTGTGCACTCACTTGCCGACATGGTTGCGGTTGTCGTACATCCGGAGGACTCGTCTGTAGACGGCGAACAGCGGCCTGTTCAACCCCAACGCCACGGAGCGGTAGAAGTCCTTCCTCTCCTCTTTGGACATCTCAAAGATGATCTCTGCCGGGTCCTCGATGCCGCGGCCCTGAGATCGTGGCCACAAGAACAGTTTAACGTCATCAGACGTCACAGAGGCAGAAATTATGTCAGGGACCAACCCCACGTACCTTCACGTACTGGTCGATGTTCCTCATGAGGATGTCGATCTCCTCTTTAGACCACATGCCCTGTTTCCACTTATGACCTGAAAGGGAAGAGACACGAAAACCTGCATTGTTTCTAATGaacagcagggggcgactcgtCTGGACTCCAGCCATATGAAAGTCTTTCCTGAGGAGTTCATGGTCCCAGTCGCTGGTTTGAGTAAaaaattatgtttattttatacattctggtttcatttaaagtcaaaaaggagaagaaaaatcaacttttaaccagactttttttcctttgttaagTTTGGCTTTATTAGAACTTTTTATTGTGTACTTTGCTGCTACTAACGGACTCCAACATCCATCGAGGCGGACTACGAGGTGTGCAGTAGGAGTCCTAAATAAACATCATGCTGTCTTCAACAGGACTCTAAACTAGAGTCTGACACCATGAAGTCATCAGGAAAGAGTTAACTGAGCTCATTTTCACACAGACTTCCATACAGTCCGACTTCTTTTGGGCCGTGCTGTTTTCTCTAAGCCTCTGAGTGAGCTGCATTCACTGTCTGCTACAGAGGTTCCGGCCTCGTTGGTACCTTTATTAGCCAGCGTGTCTTTGTCTTCTTTAGTCGTGAACCAGGCCTGACTGACGGGCGACACCTCcgtcttctgattggctgagaggGAGTCTTCATCTTCCTGTAGGATCTGCAAACACAAAGtgatcaaaatgaaaacctcTGTTCAGTCACACCCCGTTCTCTTACATTTAATCCATTTCATATAAATAAAGCTCCTTTTTGTTTTCCGTCACTTTGCTTTTATTAAAGCAGAAACAGCTCACTTTTAACTGGTGGCTCATCCTTACAGGAAACTacacagagcaaacacagaacgcttagaataaaaaaaaaaaaggagcctGAGCACCACCTGAATCTGAGTGACGCTGTCCTCAGAGAGCTCGTCCGCCGTGGGCGTCATCGTCACCTCAAAGGTCTCAGCCTGAGTGTCCGACACTGAGAAACGACACGGAAAATCTTTTACCCTCGAACCTTATTATCCCGCCAGAAACCCAAACAACTTCACATATCTGAAGCTTTATTTGTGCCATTTAATGCAGACATTAACAGCAAACACCATAAACCAGGATGAGGATGATTTCTGATGTACTTTCTGGCTAAGGAGACCAGGATCTGAACAATCTGAGTTAACTCACTTGTATTTTCTGATATTTTTGCTGGATTTGAGTAAATGAAAACCCTCTGATCAggatgcagctgcagcagctgttaCCAGGAACTGTGTGAGGTGATTTCAGTGTGACTCACTGTAGTCATGAACGGGGAACGGTCCAGAGCTCGTCTGACCTGGCAACGTGACGACGGAGAACTGAGGCGTGTCCGAGTTTTCCTGCTCGTCTGTGGAGAGTCGCAGCTTCTTCTGGAGTGGCTCCGAGTCCtcgtctgcacacacacacaattatttcTATAGCCTTAATCTGACAAAaacatcatttaaaatttttgttgttatttttagttTCACTTTTATATTAATTTACATTACGTATACGTTTTAAGAAGTGTCAAATTTATTAGTGTTGTGTGTGTAGACCCACCAGAGGGAGGACAGTGCAGTATGATGCTTCCATCACTGTCCTGAGTGAGTGTGACAGATTTGACGGTTTCTAAAGCACCGGCGTCGTCGTCCTCTGCTGCTGAACTCATCCTGCAGCTGCAGAGAGACACAAAGACGAACTCAGAGCGATTTTACAGCCACAGGTGTTCCCAGGTACTAATTTCTCTACGACCACACCAAATTATCACAATTTGGTGTGTTTGTAGTAGGCTGCAAAGCGGCTTGTAGGTTAGAGGCGCCCTATATAGGATTATTCTCTTTTTTCTCGATCAGCGATGCTCCAGAGTCTGCTATACTCAATGATATAATAGAAGATGTGCTGAAGCAGCTTCTTTGGTATTTACAGGGTTCAACCGGCTGTTATTTTGGCATCAAACACCTCAGGGTCACCTCACTCGGCTAGAAACCTTCATaagaaaaactatttacagCAAAGATCTGCAAGGACTGGGACGGATTTAGACTCTGTGGGTGCCTGAAGATGGGAAAATCAAGATTTCTACACACTAAATCTGACTAATGACTAATCTCAGTCCTGATTAAG from Pelmatolapia mariae isolate MD_Pm_ZW linkage group LG17, Pm_UMD_F_2, whole genome shotgun sequence includes:
- the dmtf1 gene encoding cyclin-D-binding Myb-like transcription factor 1 isoform X2 yields the protein MSSAAEDDDAGALETVKSVTLTQDSDGSIILHCPPSDEDSEPLQKKLRLSTDEQENSDTPQFSVVTLPVSDTQAETFEVTMTPTADELSEDSVTQIQILQEDEDSLSANQKTEVSPVSQAWFTTKEDKDTLANKGHKWKQGMWSKEEIDILMRNIDQYVKGRGIEDPAEIIFEMSKEERKDFYRSVALGLNRPLFAVYRRVLRMYDNRNHVGKYTPDEIEKLKALREKHGNDWATIGAALGRSASSVKDRCRLMKDTCNTGKWSEDEERRLAEVVYEMAGVSPGSAVTGGVSWATVADRVRTRSEKQCRSKWLNYLNWKHSGGTEWTKEDDLNLVRRISELDVDDENEIKWEDLAGGWSSVRSPQWLRSKWWSIKRQVANHKDIPFSVLLKGLQELMASSQSASVPGSPSSSSSLQIRLTRLDENSGGASPAPSSVAALQIPLQIPLQITHLASDSAAAASDSETITLNAGALQTFEILPSFHLQPTGTPGTYYLQTTPNQGLPLSLANNSTVTLTTSSSPSSHEHIILHSLSADSLCSSDGVIIQTVTSDPASSSSEALSQQQLVVETETRGQDDRLDAASLLEGSESIVTESQEPMTNGFSDTDKGLRSPPVEAPMVHSGITSGSAVLIVSPPNISSTLTDPILENQEVSD
- the dmtf1 gene encoding cyclin-D-binding Myb-like transcription factor 1 isoform X1, with the protein product MSSAAEDDDAGALETVKSVTLTQDSDGSIILHCPPSDEDSEPLQKKLRLSTDEQENSDTPQFSVVTLPGQTSSGPFPVHDYMSDTQAETFEVTMTPTADELSEDSVTQIQILQEDEDSLSANQKTEVSPVSQAWFTTKEDKDTLANKGHKWKQGMWSKEEIDILMRNIDQYVKGRGIEDPAEIIFEMSKEERKDFYRSVALGLNRPLFAVYRRVLRMYDNRNHVGKYTPDEIEKLKALREKHGNDWATIGAALGRSASSVKDRCRLMKDTCNTGKWSEDEERRLAEVVYEMAGVSPGSAVTGGVSWATVADRVRTRSEKQCRSKWLNYLNWKHSGGTEWTKEDDLNLVRRISELDVDDENEIKWEDLAGGWSSVRSPQWLRSKWWSIKRQVANHKDIPFSVLLKGLQELMASSQSASVPGSPSSSSSLQIRLTRLDENSGGASPAPSSVAALQIPLQIPLQITHLASDSAAAASDSETITLNAGALQTFEILPSFHLQPTGTPGTYYLQTTPNQGLPLSLANNSTVTLTTSSSPSSHEHIILHSLSADSLCSSDGVIIQTVTSDPASSSSEALSQQQLVVETETRGQDDRLDAASLLEGSESIVTESQEPMTNGFSDTDKGLRSPPVEAPMVHSGITSGSAVLIVSPPNISSTLTDPILENQEVSD